The following coding sequences are from one uncultured Bacteroides sp. window:
- a CDS encoding RagB/SusD family nutrient uptake outer membrane protein — MMKKMIFWSLLILLSACDSQLDITPKGKTTLDKVADLELLLNQEYTLKVFVADDLGLICNESLGGMMTSLSEMLSVSNTLNYAYLTYDETVDRVTLTQNDARYEAAYSYINYMNVIIEKIGQASGDESRKPALIAEARIIRAYLHWLLVNIYAEQYDEATASEKGGIAYVDNSDVSQQKTKLTLKETYRRILEDCSDEVIAQLPVKDGDNVFRAEQAFGNAVRAKVLMQMKRYSDALPYALEALRLNGKIEDRSTVMETSAWNLESRVANNYLYMRGASRAAPFMEALSLETGAMFEEGDYVINYTTSWDEAFGEMFIGLPACKLFFGMSTSVNEYGINSDRMYYTAAECYIRTGEIRKGLELVDRVRSRRVENSQSFVELYDQNPLKEEEAMALMQKAKWIECISTYENFFDCKRWNTEEKYRRTITRHLGEYGTYSLSPDSPLWIFPFPANATRYNNSLTQNY; from the coding sequence ATGATGAAAAAAATGATATTTTGGAGTCTGCTTATCTTGCTTTCGGCTTGCGATAGCCAGCTTGACATTACTCCTAAAGGAAAAACAACTTTGGATAAAGTAGCAGATTTGGAACTGTTACTCAATCAGGAATATACTCTGAAAGTTTTTGTGGCAGATGATCTCGGCTTAATTTGTAACGAATCATTAGGTGGGATGATGACTTCTCTCTCAGAAATGTTGTCTGTTAGCAACACATTGAATTATGCCTATTTGACTTATGACGAAACGGTTGATCGAGTAACATTGACGCAAAACGACGCTCGCTACGAAGCTGCATACAGTTATATTAACTACATGAATGTTATCATAGAGAAAATAGGTCAGGCTAGTGGAGATGAGAGCCGCAAACCTGCGTTAATAGCCGAAGCTCGTATTATACGTGCTTATTTACACTGGCTATTGGTGAACATTTATGCCGAACAATATGACGAGGCGACTGCATCCGAAAAAGGAGGGATTGCTTATGTGGATAATTCTGATGTGTCTCAACAGAAAACCAAATTGACTTTGAAGGAGACCTATCGTAGGATTTTGGAAGATTGCTCGGATGAAGTGATAGCGCAACTACCTGTGAAAGATGGTGATAATGTGTTTCGTGCCGAGCAAGCCTTTGGCAATGCTGTGCGAGCTAAGGTGCTGATGCAGATGAAACGATACAGTGATGCATTACCTTATGCCTTAGAAGCTTTGCGATTGAATGGAAAAATCGAAGATCGCTCAACAGTGATGGAAACTTCTGCTTGGAACTTGGAGAGTAGAGTAGCTAATAATTATTTGTATATGCGTGGTGCCAGTCGGGCTGCTCCTTTTATGGAAGCATTATCTCTTGAAACCGGTGCTATGTTTGAAGAAGGAGATTACGTAATAAATTATACGACGAGTTGGGATGAAGCGTTTGGGGAAATGTTTATCGGACTACCCGCTTGCAAACTCTTCTTCGGAATGAGTACGAGTGTGAATGAATACGGTATTAACAGTGATCGGATGTATTATACAGCAGCTGAATGCTATATTCGTACTGGAGAGATACGTAAAGGCTTGGAATTGGTAGATCGGGTACGTTCACGTCGTGTGGAAAACAGCCAGTCTTTTGTCGAACTTTACGACCAAAATCCATTGAAAGAGGAAGAAGCAATGGCATTGATGCAGAAAGCAAAATGGATTGAATGCATTTCTACTTATGAAAACTTCTTTGATTGTAAACGCTGGAATACAGAGGAAAAATATCGCCGTACCATTACGCGCCATTTAGGTGAATACGGAACTTACTCTCTTTCGCCCGATTCACCACTGTGGATATTTCCCTTCCCGGCCAACGCTACACGTTATAATAACTCATTAACTCAGAATTATTAA
- a CDS encoding TonB-dependent receptor, producing the protein MQKHFLLLVMMLSCALATWGQGRNIKGKVVSAEDNEPLIGVSVLVKGTSHGTITDMNGDYVLSDVAPNSVLLISYVGYINQSITVGTNPTINVSLKEDLKVLDEVVVIGYGTAKKSDLTGAVMSANLKDFEKSPNTNIVQSLQGSVPGLNIGQVTSAGSTPSISIRGKNTISGNTKILIVLDGIIYGNSLSSINPSDIESIDILKDASATAVYGAQAANGVMLITTKKGKSGKAKISFTSSYTIQNPTHDYSTMNRNQYLSFLKNLMWNKAYTQASGYAEADESFKLSDYLPETYMKDAQGNISATDFDWWGTCTRQASILENHLTISGGSDALSYLVSYGNVNQKNFLLNDNFKRNSVRVNLDAKIRSWWKMGVQVSGSFVNQDGAEPTLWTLYSMNPLATAYNEDGTIKSAPMEMARANPLLGSNITDKDRHNYFIGNVYSEFQLPLKGLTYRINWGNDYTINTHDQTNPYGNSETGEAYKIFSSSYNYTVDNILNYNRDFGLHSIGATFVYGARKNTYTYTKADATDFTNLTLGYNSLELGTNQYTTSDANNAAFLYQMARVNYKYNNRYLLTATVRRDGFSGFASNHKTAVFPSVALGWVISDESFFKVPAINYLKLRGGYGVSGNLTKSYSSLAKVSTSSGYVFGDGGIPVIREELSSMQNRNLKWETTGGLNFGLDFRLLEDRIQGSLELYRTTTTSLLYDVSIPTITGFSTIASNVGKIRNEGIELTVTSHNITTRDFEWSTTFNISSNKNKIIELTGTGDLISSGLFVGKSLSAVYGYKVDGIYQVDDDVPNGYYIGNYKIHDEDKSGTITTADRTIIGKTDPAYRFSIMNKFVYKDFSLSFFINSIQGGKDGYLGENSYTLIQDNTARACNHLNEFSKNVWSPQNPGGIYSASTAAGSIVPIRYEDRSFIRLQDVSLGYNLPKKILQPIGLDNVNIYLAGKNLLTITKWHGWDPEADNGTVTPIGRNSSINKSGNDYEGRPVMRGFTMGINVSF; encoded by the coding sequence ATGCAAAAACATTTTTTATTGCTCGTAATGATGCTCTCGTGTGCGCTAGCTACATGGGGACAAGGCAGAAACATTAAAGGAAAAGTGGTTTCAGCTGAGGATAACGAACCCCTTATCGGGGTATCCGTTTTAGTAAAAGGAACTTCGCATGGTACCATTACAGACATGAACGGTGATTATGTTCTCTCTGATGTTGCCCCCAATTCAGTGTTGTTAATATCCTATGTGGGATACATTAATCAGAGTATTACAGTGGGTACCAACCCTACCATTAACGTGTCTCTGAAAGAAGACTTGAAAGTGCTCGATGAGGTGGTGGTTATTGGTTATGGTACTGCTAAAAAAAGCGATTTGACGGGTGCGGTCATGAGTGCTAATCTCAAAGATTTTGAGAAGTCTCCAAACACCAATATCGTTCAGTCATTGCAAGGTAGTGTTCCCGGATTGAATATCGGGCAGGTTACCAGTGCGGGGTCTACTCCAAGTATTTCTATCCGTGGTAAGAATACCATTTCCGGTAATACTAAAATTTTGATTGTGTTGGATGGTATTATCTATGGAAATTCACTCTCTTCCATTAATCCTTCTGATATTGAGTCTATTGACATTCTTAAGGATGCTAGTGCTACAGCTGTTTATGGAGCACAAGCTGCTAATGGAGTAATGCTTATCACCACTAAAAAAGGAAAGAGTGGTAAAGCAAAAATAAGTTTTACTTCTTCTTATACCATTCAGAATCCTACTCATGATTATTCTACAATGAATAGAAACCAATATCTTTCTTTCTTGAAGAATTTGATGTGGAATAAAGCGTATACGCAAGCCTCAGGTTATGCGGAAGCAGATGAAAGTTTTAAGTTATCAGATTACTTGCCGGAGACTTATATGAAAGATGCTCAAGGGAATATTTCTGCAACAGACTTTGATTGGTGGGGAACATGTACGCGTCAGGCTTCTATTCTTGAAAATCACCTCACGATATCCGGTGGTAGCGATGCTCTTTCTTATTTAGTTTCTTATGGTAATGTGAATCAGAAAAACTTTCTTTTAAATGATAATTTTAAAAGAAATAGTGTTCGCGTAAATTTGGATGCTAAGATTCGTTCATGGTGGAAAATGGGAGTGCAGGTTTCCGGCTCTTTTGTGAATCAAGATGGAGCAGAACCTACTCTGTGGACATTATACTCCATGAACCCTCTTGCTACAGCATATAATGAAGATGGTACGATAAAATCAGCTCCAATGGAAATGGCACGTGCTAATCCGCTTTTGGGTAGTAACATTACAGATAAGGACCGCCATAACTATTTTATTGGAAATGTTTATTCTGAATTTCAGTTACCTCTTAAAGGTTTAACTTATCGTATCAATTGGGGTAATGATTATACCATTAATACACATGACCAAACAAATCCTTACGGAAACTCAGAAACTGGTGAAGCTTATAAAATCTTCTCAAGTAGTTATAATTATACAGTAGATAACATACTTAATTATAACAGAGATTTCGGTTTACACAGCATTGGAGCTACTTTTGTATATGGTGCTAGAAAAAATACTTATACCTATACTAAGGCTGATGCTACGGATTTTACTAACCTGACATTGGGTTATAACAGTTTGGAACTTGGAACAAATCAGTATACCACTTCAGATGCTAATAATGCTGCTTTCTTGTATCAGATGGCACGTGTGAACTATAAGTATAATAATCGGTACTTACTTACCGCCACAGTCAGACGAGACGGATTCTCCGGATTTGCTTCAAATCATAAAACGGCTGTTTTCCCTTCTGTTGCTTTGGGATGGGTCATCTCTGACGAGAGCTTCTTTAAAGTTCCTGCAATCAATTATTTGAAATTGCGTGGTGGATATGGTGTAAGTGGTAACCTTACCAAAAGCTATTCTTCCTTGGCTAAGGTATCAACAAGTTCAGGTTATGTGTTTGGTGACGGCGGCATACCCGTTATTAGGGAGGAACTATCTTCCATGCAAAATAGAAACTTAAAATGGGAAACAACAGGTGGTTTAAACTTTGGACTTGATTTCCGTTTGCTAGAAGATCGTATCCAAGGTTCATTGGAGCTCTATAGAACAACTACAACTAGCTTGCTGTATGATGTATCTATTCCTACCATTACAGGTTTCTCTACTATCGCTTCTAATGTTGGAAAAATAAGAAATGAAGGAATTGAGCTTACGGTAACTTCACATAACATTACTACCCGCGATTTTGAATGGAGTACTACTTTCAATATTTCTTCAAACAAGAACAAGATTATAGAGTTAACCGGTACAGGAGACTTGATCTCTAGCGGACTCTTCGTTGGAAAATCTCTTTCTGCAGTTTATGGCTATAAAGTAGATGGTATTTACCAAGTGGACGATGACGTTCCAAATGGATATTATATAGGTAACTATAAAATTCATGACGAAGATAAGAGCGGAACAATTACTACTGCCGACCGTACCATTATTGGTAAAACAGATCCTGCTTATCGTTTTAGTATAATGAATAAATTTGTTTATAAAGATTTCTCATTATCCTTCTTTATTAATTCTATACAGGGAGGTAAAGACGGTTATTTGGGAGAGAACTCTTATACATTAATTCAAGATAATACAGCTCGCGCTTGTAACCACTTGAATGAGTTCTCTAAAAATGTTTGGTCTCCTCAAAATCCGGGTGGTATCTATTCTGCGTCGACTGCTGCCGGATCAATTGTACCAATCAGATATGAGGATAGAAGTTTTATCCGTTTACAAGATGTTTCTCTAGGTTATAATCTACCTAAAAAAATACTTCAGCCGATAGGTCTTGATAATGTCAATATTTATTTGGCTGGTAAAAACTTGCTTACTATCACTAAATGGCATGGTTGGGATCCTGAAGCAGATAATGGAACTGTAACTCCTATAGGCAGAAACTCATCTATAAATAAATCAGGTAATGATTATGAAGGCCGTCCTGTTATGAGAGGATTTACAATGGGTATTAATGTTTCATTTTAA
- a CDS encoding two-component regulator propeller domain-containing protein, which produces MKRVVPFLFLFIALTCYGQQGRMFTIDKDLSNSIINYLYQDKKGNIWVATEGGLNRYDGAKFTVFKHEETDEHSLLDDNVRVLYEDSQGHFLVGTARGLQLYNPLTDQFTEIIIWDYDGTNLRPYITQILERKNGDLLIATSGHGICSLKFKNNRPEVTEMNMSIPNLFIVNMLEDRDCNLWVSTGGGGFFRLDKNKKIYKYFNDKKATWDVVNSICQDEKGDIYVGTMNKGVFIYEKAKDSFYPIPSKFTLPVRILYSGNEHEIYIGTAGNGLKIYDTQTKKVKEGGVFFTAFNLGKSEIGAIMKDRVGNTWLGINTKGIMLLPAVTNAFRYLGYKSLLTNKIGSNSIISICEDHNGLLWLGAANDGIYGLSINGKEVVKHFQHSASSSIPSNIVCIYEDSKHNIWLGSSADGMVRMNPLNGVFSHITLLDYKANDVKNVSCFEEDHDNRLWIGSLGGGLFYMDLNTSKITRCKVPQSGKVYKTNLNFLHNRWINCLLCTSNNKLYIGSCDGLGCLDLQTMNFVSTYKKNKLLPESIIYALYEDYKGDIWVGTSKGLFSLNEKTGEIDSYTLKDGLPSNVICGIEGDKDKKLWISTNYGLSRFSIPKKTFINYYASDGLQGNEFVKGTSFKDKNGHLFFGGINGVTYFNPREITIPTKKLEVRISDFYLNDKPVKENMTSGGKKIIAKDVPNTEEYRLCYKDNSFSIEFSAMEFYNPERITFLYSINNEKWISLRPGINKVSFTDLSPGTYHFVVKAKDYNIYSEPKEVLIVISPAWYASHWAIFIYIILFLAIIYAVVLLLKHRYKAHQDMLQHIHAEQINEAKLQFFINISHEIRTPMSLIISPVQKLIEKDSDLERRKLYFTIYRNSERILRLVNQLMDIRKIDKGQMTLLFRETDIINFIKDICDTFAEQANTKQIQLQYHVDFQELDVWIDPSNLDKIVINLLSNAFKFTPEGGRVDVYIRKGENLKVSGPLQHYVELIISDTGIGIQETEMEHIFERFYQIRHSSSMYVGTGIGLHLTRSLVELHHGSISVENNTMTPGCRFIVRLPLGNDHLSVEEMDNNTSKDCHPHNSIQSFSMKDAEAENSNRIKAKSKYTVLVVEDDEEIRKYICTELSRQFHMQESCNGKDALAMILKKMPDLVISDVMMPEMDGFALCSKIKQNVNINHIPVILLTAKTGEEDNVIGLELGADAYMVKPFSLEVLQKTVESILKNRDALRNTFGGQQDQADKIQRIEAQSPDDKLLERVMKVINTNMGNPDLTVEMIAEEVGISRVHLHRKMKELTNQTTRDFVRNVRLKQAASLLAKKHHNITEVATLTGFGNANYFAALFKDMYGVSPTVYMEEHLTNKDE; this is translated from the coding sequence ATGAAAAGAGTAGTTCCATTTTTGTTTCTATTTATCGCTTTAACTTGCTATGGGCAGCAAGGAAGAATGTTTACCATAGATAAAGACTTGTCCAATAGTATTATTAATTATTTATATCAAGATAAGAAAGGTAATATATGGGTGGCGACAGAAGGCGGGTTAAATCGCTATGATGGAGCTAAATTTACTGTGTTTAAGCATGAAGAAACAGATGAACATTCTCTTCTTGACGATAATGTTCGTGTGCTCTATGAAGATAGCCAAGGGCATTTTCTGGTTGGGACTGCGCGAGGATTACAGCTCTACAATCCCTTAACCGATCAGTTCACTGAAATAATTATTTGGGATTATGATGGTACGAATCTAAGACCTTATATTACTCAGATTCTCGAACGAAAAAATGGTGACTTACTGATCGCGACTTCCGGACACGGCATTTGCTCTTTAAAGTTTAAAAATAATCGTCCTGAAGTTACTGAAATGAATATGTCCATCCCCAACCTCTTTATAGTGAACATGTTGGAAGATAGAGACTGTAATTTATGGGTTTCTACAGGAGGAGGAGGTTTTTTTCGGCTAGACAAGAACAAAAAGATCTATAAATATTTTAATGACAAAAAAGCGACTTGGGATGTTGTAAATTCCATTTGTCAGGATGAAAAAGGTGATATTTATGTGGGAACTATGAACAAAGGAGTGTTCATTTATGAGAAGGCAAAAGATTCTTTTTATCCTATCCCCTCGAAATTTACTCTTCCCGTTAGAATTCTGTATTCTGGTAATGAACATGAAATATATATAGGAACAGCCGGGAATGGATTGAAAATCTATGATACGCAGACTAAAAAGGTAAAAGAGGGAGGTGTTTTTTTTACAGCCTTTAATTTAGGTAAGTCCGAAATTGGAGCCATAATGAAAGACCGGGTAGGTAATACGTGGTTGGGGATTAATACGAAAGGGATCATGTTACTTCCTGCCGTGACCAATGCGTTTAGATATTTAGGTTACAAATCTTTGTTGACAAATAAGATCGGATCGAATAGCATTATATCCATCTGCGAAGACCATAATGGTTTGCTGTGGCTTGGTGCAGCTAATGATGGAATTTACGGATTATCAATAAATGGGAAAGAAGTGGTTAAACACTTTCAACATTCAGCTTCTTCTTCCATACCATCAAATATCGTTTGTATCTATGAGGACTCTAAGCATAACATATGGTTGGGCTCAAGTGCTGATGGTATGGTTCGAATGAATCCTTTGAATGGAGTATTCAGTCACATAACGTTATTAGATTATAAGGCGAATGACGTTAAAAATGTTTCTTGCTTTGAGGAAGATCATGACAATAGATTGTGGATCGGTTCCTTGGGTGGAGGACTGTTTTATATGGATCTGAATACATCTAAAATCACTCGATGTAAAGTTCCTCAAAGTGGAAAGGTTTACAAAACGAATCTCAATTTTTTGCATAATCGTTGGATTAATTGTCTGCTATGTACCTCAAACAATAAATTATACATCGGTAGTTGTGATGGGTTGGGGTGCTTAGATTTGCAGACAATGAATTTTGTGTCGACTTATAAGAAAAATAAACTATTGCCCGAAAGCATTATCTATGCACTATATGAAGATTATAAAGGAGATATCTGGGTCGGTACTTCAAAAGGATTGTTTTCTCTTAATGAAAAGACCGGAGAAATAGATTCTTATACGTTGAAGGATGGATTACCCAGCAATGTGATTTGTGGAATTGAAGGAGATAAGGATAAAAAATTATGGATCAGTACAAACTATGGTCTTTCTCGTTTTAGTATTCCAAAGAAGACTTTTATAAACTATTATGCAAGTGATGGATTGCAAGGAAATGAATTTGTAAAAGGGACAAGTTTTAAAGATAAAAATGGGCATCTTTTTTTTGGAGGGATTAATGGAGTAACTTATTTTAATCCTCGTGAAATTACTATTCCCACTAAAAAACTCGAAGTAAGGATCAGTGATTTTTATTTAAACGATAAGCCGGTTAAGGAAAATATGACATCCGGAGGAAAGAAGATTATTGCTAAAGATGTCCCCAATACTGAAGAATATCGTCTTTGCTATAAAGACAATTCTTTTAGCATAGAGTTCTCGGCAATGGAATTTTATAATCCGGAGCGGATCACTTTCCTATATTCGATAAATAACGAAAAGTGGATAAGCTTGCGTCCGGGAATAAATAAGGTCTCTTTTACTGATTTATCACCTGGCACATATCATTTTGTAGTTAAAGCTAAGGATTATAATATCTATTCCGAGCCAAAGGAAGTATTGATTGTTATATCTCCGGCATGGTATGCATCGCATTGGGCTATATTTATATATATCATTCTATTCTTAGCAATAATTTATGCTGTGGTGTTGTTATTGAAACATCGATATAAAGCTCATCAGGATATGCTGCAACATATTCATGCTGAACAGATTAATGAGGCTAAATTACAGTTTTTTATCAATATCTCTCATGAGATACGCACTCCCATGTCTCTTATTATTAGTCCCGTGCAGAAGTTGATTGAGAAAGATTCTGACCTTGAAAGACGGAAGCTGTATTTCACTATTTATCGTAATTCAGAACGTATCTTGCGGTTAGTTAATCAGTTGATGGATATCCGTAAAATCGATAAGGGACAAATGACACTACTTTTTAGGGAGACTGACATCATCAACTTTATAAAAGATATATGTGATACATTTGCGGAACAAGCTAATACGAAGCAGATACAACTTCAGTATCATGTAGATTTTCAGGAGCTAGATGTATGGATTGATCCTTCTAATTTAGATAAGATTGTTATTAATTTACTTTCTAATGCCTTTAAATTCACTCCTGAAGGAGGACGTGTGGATGTATATATTCGTAAAGGTGAGAATCTTAAAGTTAGCGGACCTTTACAACATTATGTGGAGTTGATTATTTCTGATACGGGAATTGGTATTCAAGAAACAGAGATGGAACACATCTTTGAGCGCTTTTATCAGATACGTCACTCTAGTAGTATGTATGTTGGTACAGGGATAGGTCTTCACTTGACTCGTTCATTGGTTGAGTTACATCATGGGAGTATCTCTGTAGAAAATAACACTATGACGCCGGGCTGCCGATTTATAGTGCGTTTACCTTTAGGCAATGATCATCTATCAGTAGAAGAAATGGATAATAATACTTCAAAAGATTGTCATCCTCATAATTCTATACAGTCATTTTCAATGAAAGATGCTGAGGCTGAAAACTCCAATAGGATTAAGGCAAAAAGTAAATATACCGTGTTAGTTGTGGAAGATGATGAAGAGATACGAAAGTATATCTGCACAGAGCTATCCCGACAGTTTCATATGCAAGAGAGTTGTAATGGGAAAGATGCCTTGGCTATGATCCTTAAGAAAATGCCAGATTTGGTTATTAGTGATGTGATGATGCCGGAAATGGATGGTTTTGCTTTGTGTTCTAAAATAAAACAAAACGTGAATATTAATCATATACCGGTTATTCTGCTAACAGCTAAAACCGGTGAAGAGGATAATGTCATAGGACTGGAACTGGGAGCGGATGCTTATATGGTAAAACCATTTAGTCTTGAGGTTTTGCAGAAGACGGTTGAAAGTATCCTCAAAAATAGAGATGCTTTGCGTAACACTTTTGGCGGTCAACAAGATCAGGCCGATAAAATTCAGAGAATAGAGGCACAATCTCCTGATGATAAACTGTTGGAGCGCGTGATGAAAGTCATTAATACTAATATGGGTAATCCTGATCTTACTGTTGAAATGATTGCAGAAGAGGTAGGTATCAGCAGGGTACACTTACATCGTAAAATGAAAGAGCTGACAAACCAAACAACGCGTGATTTTGTGCGCAATGTACGTTTGAAGCAAGCTGCTTCACTGTTAGCAAAAAAACATCATAACATTACAGAAGTTGCTACACTTACCGGCTTTGGAAATGCTAACTATTTTGCAGCTTTGTTTAAAGATATGTATGGAGTTTCTCCGACAGTATACATGGAAGAGCACTTAACTAATAAAGATGAGTAA
- a CDS encoding sigma-70 family RNA polymerase sigma factor, with amino-acid sequence MALYEQIYLDFKAGVITSFYEKMYPELLLYTSRLLGEEYAFLAEDCVQDAVFKTYQQYGSFSSPVQWKVFLYTCVRNGAINILRKGKAQKNYQTQIDDYERDISLNFIEQETLTLLYEAINALPEKYKSLFALSFEQGLKNSEVAEHFQIAEITVKKQKARLIELLRKNLKGKIGKEDLLILMLFLSKI; translated from the coding sequence ATGGCCCTATACGAACAAATATACTTAGATTTTAAGGCGGGAGTGATTACCTCTTTTTACGAAAAGATGTATCCAGAGTTGCTGCTCTATACTTCTCGCTTGTTGGGGGAAGAATATGCTTTTCTTGCGGAAGATTGTGTGCAGGATGCTGTCTTTAAGACTTATCAGCAATATGGGTCGTTTTCCTCTCCTGTACAATGGAAAGTCTTTTTATATACCTGTGTGCGAAATGGTGCTATTAATATATTACGCAAAGGGAAGGCTCAAAAGAACTATCAGACTCAGATAGACGATTATGAGAGAGATATCTCGTTGAATTTCATTGAACAAGAAACGTTGACTCTACTATACGAAGCTATTAATGCATTACCTGAAAAATACAAATCTCTTTTTGCCTTAAGTTTCGAACAAGGACTCAAAAATTCAGAAGTGGCTGAGCACTTTCAGATTGCCGAAATCACAGTAAAAAAGCAGAAAGCCCGCCTCATAGAGTTGCTGCGTAAGAATCTGAAAGGCAAGATAGGTAAAGAGGATCTTCTTATTCTTATGTTGTTTTTATCGAAGATTTAA
- a CDS encoding TlpA disulfide reductase family protein, with protein MKIKQLVVCSISAMLFSCSASQKDFVLTGQIDNNPAGYILFGDGIKSVQDADTIHVAADGTFTYTYRCEKPSFGFLYVPDKAFYNLILINGCKTHFTADLNHPFESDWTGDLKEAYAFKKVIDVAFTEKEEAQYSSFTEMRQALTAFSDSVKTAIEKIPQKEFRSLQLESMKNSADDYFLNYHEQLTSAEKPVGSDSAYNKYMESLDMNNKKNLEVYLNWKEKCAGRKKGGSYLFMLELAKQKATNPKTLEAVVMNLMMSYFSEADANLEQVYNTAMTLLKEKKNQEYITELYNTHKKLMPGTDAVDCDLSTPEGKMLKLSDLYGKVLYLDIWATWCGPCCEEIPYMEKLHEHFKNDKRVELISISIDTNKKAWLNKLAQDKPQWKQYLCGEFIKRYGITGIPCFLMIDKSGKIITVQAPRPSAEHCIEFIEKQLK; from the coding sequence ATGAAGATTAAACAACTTGTTGTATGCAGTATTAGTGCTATGCTTTTTTCTTGTTCGGCATCACAAAAGGATTTTGTGTTAACAGGACAGATTGACAACAATCCCGCAGGTTATATTCTTTTTGGAGATGGAATAAAGAGCGTGCAGGATGCAGATACTATTCATGTGGCAGCTGATGGCACTTTTACTTATACCTACCGATGCGAGAAACCCTCGTTTGGTTTCCTTTATGTACCTGATAAGGCGTTTTATAATTTGATTCTTATAAATGGATGCAAGACTCATTTTACAGCTGATTTAAACCATCCTTTTGAGTCTGATTGGACAGGTGACTTGAAAGAAGCGTATGCGTTCAAAAAGGTAATAGATGTGGCTTTCACAGAAAAAGAAGAAGCTCAATATAGCTCGTTTACCGAGATGAGACAGGCACTTACTGCTTTTTCCGATTCGGTCAAAACTGCCATTGAGAAGATTCCCCAAAAAGAGTTCCGCAGTTTACAACTTGAGTCTATGAAGAATAGTGCTGACGATTATTTTTTGAATTATCATGAGCAGTTGACATCAGCAGAGAAACCAGTAGGAAGTGATTCAGCCTATAACAAATATATGGAAAGTTTGGATATGAATAATAAAAAGAACTTAGAGGTATATCTGAACTGGAAAGAAAAATGTGCCGGACGAAAAAAAGGGGGTTCTTATCTTTTTATGTTAGAATTAGCAAAGCAAAAAGCAACTAATCCTAAAACGTTAGAGGCTGTTGTAATGAACTTGATGATGAGCTATTTCTCTGAGGCAGATGCAAATCTGGAACAGGTGTATAATACTGCAATGACCTTATTGAAGGAAAAGAAAAATCAAGAGTATATTACGGAATTATATAATACGCACAAAAAACTGATGCCAGGTACTGATGCCGTCGATTGTGATCTATCTACTCCTGAGGGTAAAATGCTTAAGCTTTCTGATCTCTATGGCAAAGTGCTTTATCTCGATATTTGGGCTACTTGGTGCGGTCCTTGCTGCGAAGAAATTCCATATATGGAAAAACTGCATGAACATTTTAAAAATGATAAGCGGGTGGAATTGATTAGTATCTCTATAGATACTAACAAGAAAGCATGGCTGAATAAACTGGCTCAGGATAAACCGCAATGGAAACAATATCTCTGTGGTGAATTTATAAAAAGGTATGGCATTACCGGGATCCCTTGTTTTCTAATGATTGATAAGTCTGGGAAGATTATTACAGTGCAGGCTCCCAGACCTTCTGCAGAACATTGTATTGAGTTTATCGAAAAACAGTTGAAATAA